Proteins from one Ananas comosus cultivar F153 linkage group 5, ASM154086v1, whole genome shotgun sequence genomic window:
- the LOC109710253 gene encoding enoyl-CoA delta isomerase 1, peroxisomal-like: MCTLEKRGRVYVLTITGDHEHRLNPTLISAIRAAVARVRSAAPPGGGGSGSALVTAAEGKFFSNGFDESVPAEHHGAMTGGLRRAVADLLSLPMPTIAAVTGHAAAAGCLLALSHDYVLMRADRGFFYMSELDIGVRLPDYFNAALRDKIPAARTRRDVVMRPARMTAAEAESAGVVDRAVGGGAAAVVEEAVRMGEELAARNWNGEVYASARKGVFPEMWRAVAEKGGGDGDEDQEEKEKKGAAGSRL; encoded by the coding sequence ATGTGCACCTTGGAGAAGCGCGGCCGCGTCTACGTGCTAACCATAACAGGCGACCATGAGCACCGCCTCAACCCGACCCTGATCTCCGCCATccgcgccgccgtcgcccgcGTCCGCTCCGCCGCCCcacccggcggcggcggcagcggcagcgccCTCGTCACCGCGGCGGAGGGCAAGTTCTTCTCCAACGGGTTCGACGAGTCCGTACCCGCCGAGCACCACGGCGCCATGACCGGGGGCCTCCGCCGCGCCGTCGCCgacctcctctccctccccatGCCGACGATCGCCGCCGTCACCGgccacgccgccgccgcggggtgCCTCCTCGCGCTCAGCCACGACTACGTGCTGATGCGGGCCGATCGCGGGTTCTTCTACATGAGCGAGCTCGACATCGGGGTCCGGTTGCCCGACTACTTCAACGCGGCGCTCCGGGACAAGATCCCCGCCGCGCGGACGCGCCGCGACGTGGTGATGCGCCCCGCGCGGATgaccgcggcggaggcggagagcGCGGGGGTCGTCGACCGCGCCGTGGGGGGCGGGGCCGcggcggtggtggaggaggcggTGAGGATGGGGGAGGAGCTCGCGGCGAGGAATTGGAACGGTGAGGTGTACGCGTCCGCTCGGAAAGGGGTTTTCCCGGAGATGTGGAGAGCGGTGGCCGAGAAAGGGGGCGGGGACGGGGACGAAGAccaggaggagaaggagaagaagggggcGGCGGGTTCGAGGCTCTGA
- the LOC109709802 gene encoding berberine bridge enzyme-like 23: MSMNYELSILCVIFFRIFTSSSASCDYHGFLYCLSVHIPPPTNLSRILYSPESPDYSTVLLSSIRNLRFVTPSRQKPYFIVTPTNISHIQASVICGRKHGLPIRVRSGGHDYEGLSYRSEDGRPFIIVDLANIRSVDVDPTKATAWVQAGATLGELYYTIAENSRQLGFPAGICPTVGVGGHLTGGGFGTMLRKYGLAADNILDAILIDANGEVLNKDTMGEDLFWAIRGGGAASFGIVVSWKIKLVPVPPKVTVFTISRNLAQGAVDLVTKWQSIAPKLHENLFIRIVITKEAKEGGEMEVVASFNSLFLGQCEELLQLMEKSFFELRMKREDCKEMSWIQSVLYFAFYTNRIPLEDLLDRGTKPERFFKAKSDFVQEPVPSFLWGRIWGRFLEDEAGVLIMDPYGGTMNNFSDSATPFPHRQGNLYNLQYFVEWRENGTVPYNKHMKWVRKVYKEMSPYVSHNPRAAYMNYRDLDLGKNELDGNVTSYSKAKVWGLRYFKSNFERLAFIKGRVDPGDFFRNEQSIPPLLPQESSAGFSAT, translated from the coding sequence ATGTCTATGAATTATGAACTTTCCATTCTCTGTGTCATCTTCTTTCGTATCTTCACCTCTTCGTCGGCCTCTTGTGATTACCACGGCTTCCTTTATTGTCTCTCGGTCCACATTCCACCTCCTACTAACCTCTCTCGCATTCTCTACTCCCCCGAATCCCCCGACTACTCCACGGTCTTACTTTCGTCAATCCGTAACCTAAGATTCGTCACTCCTTCAAGACAGAAGCCTTATTTCATCGTCACTCCGACCAATATATCCCACATCCAAGCATCGGTTATCTGCGGCAGAAAGCACGGTCTTCCTATCCGTGTCAGGAGCGGCGGTCATGACTATGAGGGCCTTTCCTACCGGTCGGAAGACGGCCGTCCATTCATCATAGTCGATCTCGCAAATATTCGATCAGTGGATGTCGACCCTACCAAAGCCACTGCCTGGGTCCAGGCCGGTGCCACCCTCGGTGAGCTCTACTATACAATCGCGGAGAACAGCAGACAACTAGGATTTCCTGCGGGGATCTGCCCTACCGTCGGGGTGGGTGGCCACTTAACCGGGGGCGGCTTCGGGACCATGTTGAGGAAATATGGCCTTGCCGCGGATAATATCTTGGATGCTATACTTATCGACGCAAACGGAGAAGTACTAAATAAGGACACCATGGGTGAGGATCTATTTTGGGCAATTAGAGGCGGGGGAGCGGCGAGCTTTGGCATTGTAGTTTCATGGAAGATCAAGCTAGTTCCTGTACCCCCTAAAGTCACAGTTTTTACAATCTCTAGAAACTTGGCTCAAGGTGCAGTTGACCTTGTGACTAAGTGGCAAAGTATAGCACCCAAACTTCATGAAAACCTCTTCATAAGAATAGTCATAACAAAAGAAGCTAAGGAGGGTGGAGAAATGGAAGTAGTGGCCTCATTCAACTCCTTGTTTCTTGGGCAGTGCGAGGAGCTGCTTCAGCTCATGGAAAAGAGCTTCTTTGAACTGCGGATGAAGAGAGAGGATTGCAAAGAGATGAGTTGGATCCAATCTGTTCTATATTTTGCCTTCTATACTAATCGAATTCCCCTTGAGGATTTACTGGATAGAGGGACAAAACCAGAGAGGTTCTTCAAGGCCAAATCTGATTTTGTGCAGGAACCTGTTCCAAGCTTCCTTTGGGGAAGGATTTGGGGGAGGTTTCTTGAGGATGAAGCAGGGGTCTTGATCATGGACCCATATGGAGGAACAATGAACAATTTTTCGGATTCGGCGACACCTTTCCCACATAGGCAAGGGAATTTGTACAATTTGCAATATTTTGTGGAGTGGAGAGAAAATGGAACAGTGCCATACAACAAACATATGAAGTGGGTGAGGAAGGTGTATAAGGAGATGAGTCCATACGTCTCCCATAACCCAAGAGCTGCATATATGAACTATAGGGACCTCGATTTGGGGAAGAATGAGTTAGATGGGAATGTAACAAGCTATTCAAAAGCTAAAGTTTGGGGTTTGAGGTACTTCAAAAGCAATTTTGAGAGGTTGGCATTTATAAAGGGTAGAGTAGATCCTGGTGATTTCTTTAGGAATGAGCAGAGCAtccctcctcttctccctcaGGAGTCTAGTGCAGGGTTTAGTGCAACTTAA
- the LOC109709803 gene encoding enoyl-CoA delta isomerase 2, peroxisomal-like, with protein MTIGAFPEHLHTYISQRERDELEREMCTLEKRGRVYVLTITGGEEHRLNPTLISAIRAALARVRSAALRGGGGGALVTAAEGKFFSNGFDLAWAKTVPAEHHAAMVGGLRRAVTDLLSLPMPTIAAVTGHAAAAGCLLALSHDYVLMRADRGFFYMSELDIGIRLTDYFNAALRNKIPAARTRRDVVMRAARMTAAEAESAGVVDRAVGGGAAAVVEEAVRMGEELAARNWDGEVYASVRKGVFAEMWRAVAEEGDGDGDGDGDGDEDDEEKEKKGAARSRL; from the coding sequence ATGACCATTGGAGCATTCCCCGAACATCTCCACACATACATatcgcagagagagagagacgagttagagagagagatgtgcaCCTTGGAGAAGCGTGGCCGGGTCTATGTGCTAACCATAACGGGCGGCGAAGAGCACCGCCTCAACCCGACCCTGATCTCCGCCATCCGCGCCGCCCTCGCCCGCGTCCGCTCCGCCGCcctgcgcggcggcggcggcggcgccctcgTCACCGCGGCGGAGGGCAAGTTCTTCTCCAACGGGTTCGACCTCGCGTGGGCCAAAACCGTCCCCGCCGAGCACCACGCCGCCATGGTCGGGGGCCTCCGCCGCGCCGTCACCgacctcctctccctccccatGCCGACGATCGCCGCCGTCACCGgccacgccgccgccgcggggtgCCTCCTCGCGCTCAGCCACGACTACGTGCTGATGCGGGCCGATCGCGGGTTCTTCTACATGAGCGAGCTCGACATCGGGATCCGGTTGACCGACTACTTCAACGCGGCGCTCCGGAACAAGATCCCCGCCGCGCGGACGCGCCGCGACGTGGTGATGCGCGCCGCGCGGATgaccgcggcggaggcggagagcGCGGGGGTCGTCGACCGCGCCGTGGGGGGCGGGGCCGcggcggtggtggaggaggcggTGAGGATGGGGGAGGAGCTCGCGGCGAGGAATTGGGACGGTGAGGTGTACGCGTCCGTTCGGAAAGGGGTTTTCGCGGAGATGTGGAGAGCGGTGGCCGAGGAAGGGGATGGGGACGGGGACGGGGACGGGGACGGggacgaggacgacgaggagaaggagaagaagggggcGGCGCGTTCGAGGCTCTGA